ATAACGTTATCAAAAAACTCTTCCATTGTTTTCCCTTTTGGTGTCAACGAAGGTGTAAACGAAGGTGCGAAAGATGTCTCAGAATCATTTTCTTTGTGTAGTGCCATGTATCTGTACCAATAGTAGTGGTGACCATTAGCAAAATGTGTTATGAATGTAAACGTAgaatctactaataataataattttcaagaTTAGACTTACCTGTTCCTGAAATCAATGATGACTGGTATGTCGCTGTCCATAAACACTCAAGTATGAGTCCAGTCTGTACCAACAGTTAGCTGACCTGTAGTTGATTTAAtacacataaaattaataaaacagGTTAGATATAGTGtacatattataatattatattaaagattgaaaacaaaattattattataatgatgttACGTTGGTATTTCTGTGTGCGTCCAAATTGAATAACCAAGATCACACATTGACTTTCTGCAACAGTTTTCATGTATTCCAAAAAGTTGACCATATATTTGGCAAATAAAGTGCATGAGACAATCGAAGCACTACATGAAAAAATAAAAGTTAATCAAGTAAATAGTTTAATTAAACAGTGTCATTTTAAAATATTGTAGATGATGAGTTATTAATATGATAAAATGTGCATATTACTCTAAATCCTTGAGCTCCAGGTTGATGTATTTTGACTTATCATCACTGCCACTCCCATAAGACTTCGGTTCACGGTCATAAAAGTTCACTCTACCAATTACATCTGTTATTTATTAGAGACTTATTGTTACAAATCTAGATATAGTTGTTAATAGATACCAATAAGGATTATAATTAAAAAACAtgtaacagaaaataaaaataaaaaatgtgttGACAAAACCTGCAGTGTGTTTTTCTGGTAGTTGACAACTGATTAGATCTGCAAAAGGAATGAATTTGAAACCATCACTTCCAGACCATTGAGTGGCTGGCACTGGCACAAGTGTGGTTTTGTTTAGAAATATCAGTCTGCAGTCATGTGTCCAGTGATTAAGTTTGCTCATCTGATTATTAAGCTTCAAGGTTCCAACATTTTTGAGCACATAGATATTTTGCTCGTGTATCAGTTCCTCATACTTTTTCTTATGAGCATTTTTCAGAGTGAGACTAATTCGATCACCCTGGCATAAATTTTCAAGTTCAATATTACAGAGTATTTTGGATAACTAAACATAGAATAATATGAAACATATTCGACATTAAAAAATGAAACATAGTAATTGATTACATTTGGCAGTGTACATAGTAAGAAATTACCTGTTCATCAGATGCAATAACATCAAGAAAAGGCAAATCGTTGTCAAATTTTGGCTTTGACAATGTTTCAATACTGAGTATCTTTAAACGCGTAGAAACAGATGGACTTCTTGCAGTGATTCCTCCGATTAATAGTAATTTCGATTCCATTGATGTGGTCAGTTAGTTTTTTTTTCCGGAATTTTGATATTCAAAGTTTGAATGGAAAAAGAGAAGTTGTGTATGGGTAATCAGTTTTCAGTAATAtgcatatatatagaatatatagaaTAGTTATAGATATATAGACGGTTTTATTTTAGAAAAAAATATGGTGATTGACTATAATTAAGGAAGCAGTTGTAACTCAAAACTAATTTGATTTTatccaaaattaaaaaaaaaaatgtataactttaaatatttttttgttaaaaattaaataaaaaataaaataaattaattataaaatTCCTAAACAACTTATTTATAGATAAGATTTTAAGTTCTAAATTTTCACAGATCGTATCATAACAAACATAAACGTTACCTTGGAAGAAATTTTGCATATTAAATTAACAAAAATTCTCGGAATATAATTTTTCCAAACAGCTATATTAGCATGGACAATGACTAATTGAGTATTTTTGAATAATATCATATTATTCTTTCTTAAATTAATAATTTAATGTGTTAATCTTGTATTCTGCTagtaatgtaaaaaataataataatatatatttatatatttataaaaataaatctGAATATAAATTTCACTGGTCAAATTGaagtaattaaacaattaaacaaaaaataaaattacatagaTTTACAGTAATATGTGAATTAAAGATGGGCAGATTCAATTGAATTAGTAATGATTGCTAAGTGATTAAATAAAAGGAGAATGGCGTACCTGAGTTAACGTGAAATTCAATTGAAGATATGAAATCACCAAATTAATCAAAACCTGACAGATCCGTATGAAGAAATTAGGGTTGAAGAAAACGTAATAGGGT
This genomic stretch from Rutidosis leptorrhynchoides isolate AG116_Rl617_1_P2 chromosome 11, CSIRO_AGI_Rlap_v1, whole genome shotgun sequence harbors:
- the LOC139875302 gene encoding uncharacterized protein — encoded protein: MESKLLLIGGITARSPSVSTRLKILSIETLSKPKFDNDLPFLDVIASDEQGDRISLTLKNAHKKKYEELIHEQNIYVLKNVGTLKLNNQMSKLNHWTHDCRLIFLNKTTLVPVPATQWSGSDGFKFIPFADLISCQLPEKHTADVIGRVNFYDREPKSYGSGSDDKSKYINLELKDLDASIVSCTLFAKYMVNFLEYMKTVAESQCVILVIQFGRTQKYQRQLTVGTDWTHT